Proteins from a genomic interval of Stenotrophomonas maltophilia:
- a CDS encoding arsenate reductase, protein MAMSTTVYGLKNCDTCKKATKWLDRFGVPYTFVDYRENKPSPEMLLEWAEQLGGLAAMVNRSSTTWRQLPDNRKAADSEAEWKLLLREYPQLIKRPLVVNADGRASQGFSDNGFKARFGVGDA, encoded by the coding sequence ATGGCCATGAGCACCACTGTCTACGGTTTGAAGAACTGCGATACCTGCAAGAAGGCGACCAAGTGGCTGGACCGCTTCGGCGTGCCGTACACCTTTGTCGACTACCGCGAGAACAAACCCAGCCCGGAAATGCTGCTGGAATGGGCCGAACAGCTGGGGGGGCTGGCGGCGATGGTCAACAGGTCCTCCACCACCTGGCGGCAGCTGCCCGACAACCGCAAGGCCGCCGATTCCGAGGCCGAGTGGAAGCTGCTGCTGCGCGAGTACCCGCAGCTGATCAAGCGCCCGCTGGTGGTCAACGCCGATGGCAGGGCCAGCCAGGGTTTCAGTGACAATGGCTTCAAGGCACGCTTCGGCGTGGGCGACGCATGA